The DNA window ATTCCAACTCAAAATATTGATAATTTGAATGACAGCTTTTTTTTATCCACAATATATTGCATCAAAGCCAATTTAATTAAACAAATTTCCAATCTGAAAAACAAGGAATGAAACTGTCCATGCTAAAGATGTTGTATAGAATATTGTAAAAATTGCCCATTTCCAACTACCTGATTCTTTTTTTATAGCAACAATCACCGCTACACATGGAAAGTAGATAAGAATAAACATTAAAAACCCGAATGAAACGAGTGGTGTAAAAACATTATTTCCTTTATTAATTCCTTCTGTATAAGTATGGTTCCTGATATTTTCTTTTAAAGATACTTCATTTGATTCCTTTTCAGGATTATATAATACTGCCATTGTACTTACAACTACTTCTTTAGCTGCAATTCCTGTAAGCAAGCTTATTCCTATTTTCCAGTCAAATCCGAGAGGTTTTATAACAGGTTCAATAAATTTACCGATTCTTCCGATATATGAATTTGCTTGCTGTTCGCTTTGTTTTTCAATTTCTAAATTTTTTATTATTCCTTGTTTTTCAATATTTAATGAAGCAATTTTATCATTGTTTGAAATATAATTTTTTATTTCATTATCATAGGTTTCGGTTGTAGATTTAATAATGTTATCATAGTTTTTTGAATATTCAACATTTTTAGGGTAATATCCGAGAAACCAGATAATTATTGATGCAATTAATATAACGCCACCCATTTTTTTTAAGTACTGAGCACCTTTGTACCACATATGGCGAATAGTTGACCTTATTGTTGGAACACGGTACGGAGGCAATTCCATAACAAATGGAGCTTCTTTTGATTTAAAAAGAACTTTCTTAAAGATTTTTGCAACAATTATTGCTATAACTATTCCAATAATATATATAAAAAACAATATCAGACTTTGGTTTTTTTTGAATATTGCTCCTATTATAAGAATATATACAGGTAATCTTGCACTACACGACATAAAAGGATTAATAAGCATTGTTAACAATCTATCGTTCCTGTTTTCAAGTGTGCGTGTAGCCATTATTGCCGGAACATTACACCCGAAACCCATAATTAAAGGAATAAATGATTTTCCATGTAAACCTATTTTATGCATTAGTTTGTCCATTATAAAAGCTGCACGTGCCATATAGCCTGTATCTTCCATAAAAGAAATGAAAAGGAACAGGATAAGAATATTTGGCAGAAATATAATTACTCCACCAACACCTGTAATTATTCCGTCAATTAATAAATCTTTAAAAACGCCTTGTGGCAATAAAGAACTAACAAGATCTCCAAATAAACCTACTAATTTTTCTATCCAGTTCATGGGATAAGTACCAACTTCAAAAGTTGTAAAAAACATTATAAACATAAATAGCATGAATATAGGAAATCCAAGTATTTTGTGAGTTAAATAGTGGTCAATTTTTTCTGTTGCTTTTCTTCTTCTTTTAACCGGACCGCTGAAAGTTTCTTTTAATGCTCCTGCAATAAAGCCGTATCTTGCATCTACCAGTACTGTTTCAGCATCTTCTTGAAATTGCTCCTCAATAGATTTTATTTCTTTTTTACAGGTTTCATTAATATCATTATAATTATCGCATCTTGTTAATGTGAAATTTGCATTTTTATCCGATTCAAGTAATTTTATTGATAAAAACCTTGAAGACATATTGTCAGTAATATGTTTATTTACTTTTATTTTTTCCTGTATTTTTTGAATTGAACCTTCAACACCTTGACCATAATTTATATGTATATGTCGTACAGTTGGATCTTTATCTTCGTAAACATCAATAATTTTATCAAATAGTTTCTTTATTCCTTTTCCTTTTGAGCTGACAGTAGGAATAACAGGAATACCAAGCATAGAACCAAGCGATTTGTAATCAAGTAATCTTTTGGCTTTAATTAACTCATCATACATATTCAGGGCAATTATTACCTTTATATCCATGTCGATAAGTTGCGTAGTAAGATAAAAGTTTCTTTCAAGATTAGAAGCATCTATTACGTTTACAACAATATCAGGAATCTCACCGAAAATATATTTTCGTACAAATAATTCTTCCGGTGAATATGTTGATAATGAATACGTACCGGGTAAATCAATAATATTAAATGTATAACCGCCTTGTTTTAATTTTGCCATTTTTGCATCAACAGTTACACCACCGTAATTTCCTACATGTTCTTTTGATTTTGAAGCATAATTAAAAAGAGTTGTTTTACCGCAATTTGGATTACCCACAAGAGCCACGTTTATAATTTTCCCTTTTTCTTTTGCTGAAGTTTTTAAAATATTATCGGTAATAACTCCATGAAAATCATTGATTTCTAAATTTTTTGCTTCTTCAGATGTAATTACTTCAATAAGGTATGCTTCGCTTTTTCTTAAAGAAACTTCGTAGCCCATTATATTATATTCAATTGGATCTTTTAAAGGAGCGTATTTTACAGCAGTAACTTCTTTTCCCTTTACAAATCCCATTTCGGCAATTCGCTTCCTGAAAGCGCCTCTACCTCGCACTTTGGTAATAATTGCTTTATGCCCGTTATGTAATTCTGATAGTTTCACTATTTTTAAATAATCTAAATAACAATTATCTGACAAAAATATATTATTAAAATATTATTGCAATAAATTTTAATATTAATTTTCAAATTATTTGAAAATTGTAATCAATAAGATAACAAATAATAATTAATTTAGTTTTTATAATACCACTATTAACATTTTAAAATATTTTAAAACAATATTGGCAAAATTTTTGATGATAATAAAAACACAAAGGTATAAATTGATATATTGGCACTTTGGTATTTTTTAAGGATATGACATTTTTGTATATATTGTTTATACATAAAATTAATATCCTGCTAAAAGGCTAAGGCTAAGTGAAAAAACAAACAATTTGGATAAATTGAGTAGAATTTATTTAATATTAAACGAAAATTAATGATGTTTTTGTGTTATTGGCTTGGTCTTAGCCTTAGCCTTGGCCTCAGCCTTTTATAACATTACTCATTAATTTAACCAAAGAACCATATATATTATTTTATGTTTTTTAAAATTATTGGAATAACAATATTTTGTTAGTAATTTTATGTTAAGTTTAGGAAAATAGTTTATGATTGATTACGAAAATATATTTGATAAATTAAAGCAAATTTCCGGCAAAGAATTTGCTAATATTAATATTCTTGAAGAACAAATTGATATTAGTCTTCAGATGGAATATTTTGAGTTATCAAAAGAGATAAAAAAAGATATTAACAAGGAAGAAATTATATCTAAAAAAGATAATTTGTTTAATACAGATATAGCAATTGAAGAAAAAAAGAAATTATTAATTCAGTTAGCTTCAATTGAAGATGTTAAAGCATACAGAACGATAGAGAAATATCTGTCAAATCCAGCGAAGGAACTAAAAAACTGGGCAATACTTGCATTTCAGGAGAGCAGAATGATTTTACAAAGTTCTTTATTAGACGAAAATCAAGTTTTTATTTCAACAGGCTTAGGAGGGAAGGGAACAAAGCTCAGATATTTTATTGTTATTATTTCCAATAGTAGTAATAGCTTTACGGTAGTTCAGAAAAAAATTATAAATAGTGAATTTGACTTTATTCTGAAAAAAAGAAATGGAGAACTGGAAAAAATAGAATTTTCAGATAATATTTCAACTATACTTTCTCTAATTCCTATAAATGTGTCTGTTCAGGAAGTTTTTAAAAATGCAATTGAAGAATGTAATAAATTCGGAAATTTTTTGAAACCTGATTTTTTAATTACAAATGTTAAAGTTCTTACAACTAAAGAAATAAAAACATTTCTTGAAAAACCGAAAAATAGTAATGTTGATATTGATACAATAGAACTCAATTAGTGCATCAAAGAAAACTATTAAAAATTGAAGTGGTTTATTTTAAAGTATTTAATATTTCCAAAGAAGAAATTAAATTATGAAAGAATTCAAAAAAAAAGATTATATAAATTATCGTATTTCAAAATTGTTAGAAATTTATAAAGATGCTTTATTGCTATCAGGAAATGAATGAGATTTATTATATAAGAGAAATATATCTACTCTTCGATATATCTGGATGTTACAAATAATAGCTTTAAAATTCGCAGATGGATAGTTTTGAACATAATAGACAAAGTTGGAACGAATTGACAACTTTACATGCAGAATCTAGCTTTTATAATGTTGACAGTTTTAAGAAAGGAAAAACTTCACTAAATCATATTGAAATAGAAGAATTAGGAGACATAAAGGGAAAGAAACTTCTTCATCTTCAGTGTCATTTTGGAATGGATACTTTATCATTAGCTAGACAAGGAGCAAATGTTGTTGGTGTTGACATTTCTGACAATTCGATACAAAAAGCCACTGAACTGTCAAATGAATTAGAAATTTCAGCAAAATTTGTTCGTTCAAATTTATATGACATTGAGAATGTTTTAAATGAAACTTTTGACATTGTTTACACATCTTATGGAGCAATAAACTGGTTGAACGACCTTGACAAGTGGGCAAAGATTATAAATCGCTTTTTGAAACCTAATGGAATATTTTACATGGTGGAATTTCATCCATTTATTTACACACTGAATGAGAATTCGGAAATTGGTGAGAATTATTTCAAGTCAAAACCACTTGAGACAATTGTTGAGAATTCTTATACAGACAAATCCGAAGTTTCTAAAAAGAATTTGAAACACGTTGAATGGCATCATAGTTTAAGTGAAGTTTTAAATAGTTTAATCTCAAACGGACTGACAATTGAGTTTCTGAATGAGTTTCCTTATCAAGTTTATAACTGTTTTCCTAACTTGATAGAAATTGAAAGTGGAAAGTGGGTTTCTAAGAAACACGGTGACAATATTCCACATATGTATTCAATAAAAGCTAGAAAATTTTAAAGCTACAATTTGTAACAGCGGGTCTTAAAGCATGCGGGGTGTAGTGGTATTTTGACAATTTTTGTTATCTTTAACTTTCGGTAACGGGGGATACTGAAACAGGGCGAAAAATCCGCACAGCTTCAAACCCGCGGACCGTTTGTAGGTAATTTTTAATAGATATGAACAAAATAATTAAATTTCTGAATGATATTTTTAGATTATTTATTCCTGAGTCGAGAATATATTTTGATGTGGAGAAAAAAAGAGAAATGTGGAATGAATTTTCAAATGAAAACAATGGAGAAATCAAAGTAATTAGAACTGTAGATAATACATTGTCGAGAATGGAAATGATAATTCCATATGAGAATTATAAAATAGTTTATAAGGAATCAGATATACATCCATTAAAGATTAATTGTGTAATTAATAATAAAAGAGATTTCTTTTTTCAAATATCAGTAGAGGATTTCATTGAAAGAATAATGAAATCAATAAATAATGTAGAAATGGAAATTGGAGAAAAGGAATTTGATAATAATTATTTAATAGTAACAAATGATAGAGTAAGATTGACAAGGATTTTATCAAATAAAGAATTAAGAGATTTATTATTAAACAATGAATTCACGAATTTCCAATTAAAAAAAGAAGAAGAAAATTATAATTTGTTATTACTTGGAGGATTTCAAATTGATTCAAAAAATATATTAAATGATATATTAAGAATTTTTAAAATAATGATTGATTCACTAAACAATTATTAAAATAAACTACAACATGCTATAAATCCAAGCGGGCGGAAAGTGGTATTTGAAATGTAAATTCGTTAATTTTACTTAGGTGTAACTTGATAATGAAATAAGTAAAATGCCCGCCAAAATTTATGGCTGCTCGTTTCCCAAATCACGAAAACGAAATTAATTTCTCTTGCTAACATGCAAATTTTAGGGAATTTTTAGAAATTTTAAAGTAAAACATTTCCCAACAGGCTATGATTAAAGGGATGTAGATTAATAACAATAAATTATAATATTAGTTACAATTCAAAAACAATTTTAATCAAACTTTAACTTTTATCAGTTTCTTAACTCCTTTCTGTACACCCAGTTTATCAGGAAAAGAACACTTATAATAAATAATGGTCCTGATATTGAAAAATAAGCACTCAAAGGAAATTTATCCCATGCCCATACTATATAAAATATCGCCAATGCAAAAAACAAAATTCCGCCAACCCATTCCAAACGCCAGGAAATAACAAGAATTATAATTAATAAAAATGTTGGTATTAGATGCATTAACAGAGCAAGAATTGTATGCCAAAAATCATTGCCTTCATCAAAAACGTCTAAGGCAAAAAGACTGATAAAGACAATAAAAAGAATACACAAAATTCTTGGTGTCCAAAATAATAATCGCATTATAGATTTTCTTTTTGTTTTCATACGTTTATATTTTTATAGTTATTTTATATTTAGCTATTTGCAAGTTTTTCTCTGCGTCTCTGTGTCTCAGCGTTTAAGTTTCCTGTAATTGTAAAGATTAATTGAACGCAGAGTCGCAAAGATAATTATTCATTAACTGAAAAAACTTCTTCCCCGCCAATAAAAGTTTTTAGCACTTTAACAAAAGGCACTTCAGATTCTTTAATTTCCATAATATCTTTA is part of the Bacteroidales bacterium genome and encodes:
- the feoB gene encoding ferrous iron transport protein B; this encodes MKLSELHNGHKAIITKVRGRGAFRKRIAEMGFVKGKEVTAVKYAPLKDPIEYNIMGYEVSLRKSEAYLIEVITSEEAKNLEINDFHGVITDNILKTSAKEKGKIINVALVGNPNCGKTTLFNYASKSKEHVGNYGGVTVDAKMAKLKQGGYTFNIIDLPGTYSLSTYSPEELFVRKYIFGEIPDIVVNVIDASNLERNFYLTTQLIDMDIKVIIALNMYDELIKAKRLLDYKSLGSMLGIPVIPTVSSKGKGIKKLFDKIIDVYEDKDPTVRHIHINYGQGVEGSIQKIQEKIKVNKHITDNMSSRFLSIKLLESDKNANFTLTRCDNYNDINETCKKEIKSIEEQFQEDAETVLVDARYGFIAGALKETFSGPVKRRRKATEKIDHYLTHKILGFPIFMLFMFIMFFTTFEVGTYPMNWIEKLVGLFGDLVSSLLPQGVFKDLLIDGIITGVGGVIIFLPNILILFLFISFMEDTGYMARAAFIMDKLMHKIGLHGKSFIPLIMGFGCNVPAIMATRTLENRNDRLLTMLINPFMSCSARLPVYILIIGAIFKKNQSLILFFIYIIGIVIAIIVAKIFKKVLFKSKEAPFVMELPPYRVPTIRSTIRHMWYKGAQYLKKMGGVILIASIIIWFLGYYPKNVEYSKNYDNIIKSTTETYDNEIKNYISNNDKIASLNIEKQGIIKNLEIEKQSEQQANSYIGRIGKFIEPVIKPLGFDWKIGISLLTGIAAKEVVVSTMAVLYNPEKESNEVSLKENIRNHTYTEGINKGNNVFTPLVSFGFLMFILIYFPCVAVIVAIKKESGSWKWAIFTIFYTTSLAWTVSFLVFQIGNLFN
- a CDS encoding class I SAM-dependent methyltransferase encodes the protein MDSFEHNRQSWNELTTLHAESSFYNVDSFKKGKTSLNHIEIEELGDIKGKKLLHLQCHFGMDTLSLARQGANVVGVDISDNSIQKATELSNELEISAKFVRSNLYDIENVLNETFDIVYTSYGAINWLNDLDKWAKIINRFLKPNGIFYMVEFHPFIYTLNENSEIGENYFKSKPLETIVENSYTDKSEVSKKNLKHVEWHHSLSEVLNSLISNGLTIEFLNEFPYQVYNCFPNLIEIESGKWVSKKHGDNIPHMYSIKARKF